In the Mycoplasma zalophi genome, one interval contains:
- a CDS encoding MSC_0618 family F1-like ATPase beta subunit has product MNGQIVKFNSDVLEIKFSSDNLPKINNILTLHDGKTYLLVKRILDFETVRAIVIYSFKPISINDEVFNTQKSFMVPVGNNSKNNIYTFEGKPLLETKKSIDYVEMDSTINHEKTLDNKKEIVETGIKAIDFFIPIIKGYKIGIFGGAGVGKTVLMKELIFNVNSQQTKTSNIFIGSGERSREGIELYQELKESNLLKDSIMFISKMNESPGARMSIVPIGITAAEYLRDTQKENVLLFIDNIYRFIQAENEVSSTLGKKPSVGGYQSTLESDIANIENRMYKNANGSITSFQTMFLPMDDLNDPSAVAVFNHLDATLVLSRAQTAKNIFPAFDPLKSYSNSVNEDIIGKRHLEAILETKKILKAYKDLEDVILILGFDELDEENKIIVKKAMQLENFFTQYFFMTEHFTKQPGQFVKIQDTVESVWKILNGEYIKQSPEIFAYIGSALEIPTDKELGL; this is encoded by the coding sequence ATGAATGGACAAATCGTTAAATTTAATTCAGATGTACTAGAAATTAAATTTTCATCTGATAATTTACCAAAAATTAATAATATTTTGACACTTCATGATGGAAAAACTTATTTACTTGTTAAAAGAATTTTAGACTTTGAAACAGTTAGAGCAATTGTAATTTACTCATTTAAACCAATTTCAATTAATGATGAAGTATTTAATACTCAAAAAAGCTTTATGGTTCCAGTTGGTAATAATTCAAAAAATAATATTTATACTTTTGAAGGAAAACCTTTACTAGAAACAAAAAAATCAATTGATTATGTTGAAATGGATTCAACTATTAACCACGAAAAAACTTTAGATAATAAAAAAGAAATCGTTGAAACTGGAATTAAAGCAATTGATTTCTTTATTCCAATTATAAAAGGTTACAAAATTGGAATTTTTGGTGGAGCTGGAGTTGGAAAAACAGTTTTAATGAAAGAATTAATTTTCAACGTTAACTCACAACAAACAAAAACTTCTAATATTTTTATAGGTTCTGGTGAACGTTCAAGAGAAGGAATTGAATTATACCAAGAACTAAAAGAATCAAATTTATTAAAAGATTCAATTATGTTTATTTCAAAAATGAATGAATCTCCTGGAGCTAGAATGTCAATTGTTCCAATTGGAATAACAGCAGCTGAATACCTAAGAGATACACAAAAAGAAAATGTTTTATTGTTTATTGATAATATTTATCGTTTTATACAAGCTGAAAACGAAGTATCTTCAACACTAGGAAAAAAACCATCAGTTGGAGGTTACCAATCTACACTTGAAAGTGATATAGCAAATATTGAAAACAGAATGTATAAAAATGCAAATGGTTCAATAACATCATTCCAAACAATGTTCTTACCAATGGATGATTTAAATGACCCATCAGCAGTTGCTGTGTTTAACCATCTTGACGCTACATTAGTTTTATCAAGAGCACAAACAGCAAAAAATATTTTCCCTGCTTTTGATCCACTAAAAAGTTATTCAAATTCAGTAAATGAAGATATTATTGGTAAAAGACATTTAGAAGCAATTTTAGAAACCAAAAAAATCCTAAAAGCTTATAAAGACCTTGAAGATGTTATTTTAATTTTAGGATTTGATGAATTAGATGAAGAAAACAAAATTATTGTTAAAAAAGCAATGCAACTTGAAAACTTTTTCACACAATACTTTTTCATGACAGAACATTTCACTAAACAACCAGGACAATTTGTAAAAATACAAGATACAGTGGAAAGTGTTTGAAAAATTTTAAATGGTGAATATATAAAACAAAGTCCAGAAATTTTTGCATACATTGGAAGTGCATTAGAAATTCCAACAGATAAAGAACTTGGGTTATAA
- a CDS encoding MSC_0619 family F1-like ATPase alpha subunit, whose translation MKNTDQNPKITAIFDYIVEVSGEFEYKQKQMFKATNHPDVNLILINGSKNKALLLSSDKSSSLKIGDEIELIDTNFNVYTDKNYFGKIIDIAGNIINPEFKIKPNFDEKQKSSPIFKLAHDLMSVKTLNEQLYTGINVIDLLIPIGKGQRQLIIGDRQTGKTHIALSAIINQANKNVKCIYVAIGQKRDNISTVYSILKQHNALKNTIIIEADSSSVYDQYLAPYVGMAHAENLSADNDVLIVFDDLTKHANIFREIALLSESPVGKEAMPGDIFFAHSQLLERAGNFNNSKTITALPILQTIDGDITSLISSNVISITDGQIVTSTDMFNAGKLPAINIDLSVSRTGSSVQNIKITKVASEINKLYRKYRRQLKLASLDYDFTQETSQLIYRGKMIEKMFFQRGFSVYSEKLILLTSKIITWGLFSEIKDDVKAMKFIDILIETDEEAKRLYNAILNNEKYDDKLTKNYFAFALKQYSEFLSLGWNVKIDNKFIEFDKDYLEQIASILGDK comes from the coding sequence ATGAAAAACACAGATCAAAACCCAAAAATAACTGCCATTTTTGATTATATAGTTGAAGTATCAGGTGAATTTGAATACAAACAAAAACAAATGTTTAAAGCTACAAATCACCCTGATGTAAATTTAATCTTAATAAATGGTTCTAAAAACAAAGCTCTATTATTGTCAAGTGACAAATCTTCAAGTTTAAAAATTGGTGATGAAATTGAATTAATTGACACAAATTTCAATGTTTATACTGATAAAAATTACTTTGGTAAAATCATTGATATAGCTGGAAACATTATTAATCCAGAATTTAAAATTAAACCAAATTTTGATGAAAAACAAAAATCAAGCCCAATTTTTAAATTAGCACATGACTTAATGAGTGTTAAAACATTAAATGAACAATTATATACAGGAATTAACGTAATTGACTTATTAATTCCGATTGGTAAAGGTCAAAGACAATTAATTATCGGAGATCGTCAAACAGGAAAAACTCACATTGCTTTAAGTGCAATTATTAACCAAGCTAATAAAAACGTTAAATGTATTTATGTTGCAATAGGACAAAAACGTGATAACATTTCAACCGTTTATTCAATTCTAAAACAACACAATGCATTAAAAAATACAATAATAATTGAAGCTGATTCATCTTCAGTATATGACCAATATTTAGCACCATATGTTGGAATGGCTCATGCTGAAAACTTATCAGCTGATAATGATGTTTTAATTGTTTTTGATGATTTAACAAAACATGCAAATATCTTTAGAGAAATTGCTCTACTTTCAGAAAGTCCAGTTGGAAAAGAAGCAATGCCAGGAGATATCTTCTTTGCTCACTCACAACTTTTAGAAAGAGCAGGGAATTTCAATAATTCAAAAACTATTACAGCATTACCTATTTTACAAACAATCGACGGAGATATTACTTCATTAATTTCTTCAAACGTAATATCAATTACAGATGGTCAAATTGTTACAAGTACTGATATGTTTAATGCAGGAAAATTACCAGCAATTAATATAGATTTATCAGTATCAAGAACTGGTTCAAGTGTTCAAAATATTAAAATAACAAAAGTTGCATCTGAAATTAATAAACTATATCGTAAATATCGTCGTCAATTAAAATTAGCATCATTAGATTATGATTTTACTCAAGAAACCTCACAACTTATTTACAGAGGAAAAATGATTGAAAAAATGTTTTTCCAAAGAGGATTTAGTGTTTATTCTGAAAAATTAATTTTATTGACTTCAAAAATTATTACTTGAGGACTATTTAGTGAAATTAAAGATGATGTTAAAGCAATGAAATTCATTGATATATTAATAGAAACCGATGAAGAAGCTAAAAGACTATACAATGCTATTTTAAATAATGAAAAATATGATGATAAATTAACAAAAAATTACTTTGCTTTTGCTCTAAAACAATATTCTGAATTTCTATCATTAGGTTGAAATGTCAAAATTGATAACAAATTTATTGAATTTGATAAAGATTATTTAGAACAAATTGCATCAATATTAGGAGATAAATAA
- a CDS encoding putative immunoglobulin-blocking virulence protein, whose product MRFLKTKKQKILLVTISSIFAASMAASSAIYFTNKSHKQTLYYNAHNNAKNNFVEGNNVDLNNTVPSNSDSNLKKIPDPTPPPAPEIPPVVEKVPEPPKPEPEKPKPEEPKPEPIPEPKPEEPKPEPVPQPEPPKPDPIPEPPKPEPKPQPKPEEPKPELTDKAIVSGVEVSATIERAKPRNIATYDRDNQITNRVPYTNDSTDKLKSIVVTQELRDKVVKDVIGQGETLGLASKWYQDMTGMANQVLAQQPDKLDSWLNQNRDFWVRTFYKFERLFDSPNVSNFLKEDAKAKYPDMKFNSRDHRYIWLYTNLDWSKFTKLSSNAEKQLKEGYVLDPRNAYINADGSLDSHSYGQPDRFNSVTSRLTRDNSTRRVFSYDSYYTRSPDAIANGEYPGWKKRDANNDEIFNGLIQSDDGIKALHMQREKPTNEPGQINEGYVIEIDAANEAGYNKTIQLIKTLKTKKANVVSYRIKNMGKNSSAQAFKPILRELPDDILQLELFFSAQATNTSSLIELENKRIKELSLYTLGNSLQDEWSINPFSLRNTAWVNTNDYNVSADYGRNQDIATRITFNTLAFDQSDYLENDQDHWKRINLGLRMAYFARNNEPIFQGSLGPGLSPDHNEGNNSYPTLLDFSRIPKIKTLKGLEFRDIIKPSNRPRKVKQVTFYNNKPEFEISNYDLIGAGLENIDTGSPMEKPKILFSNGRTTTKFRIKDNYLSPEAISNLVTFKRYAHNGNSSFSGTVVLDPGNDALKSKLQSAGFDVEFDNGYEIS is encoded by the coding sequence ATGAGATTTTTAAAAACTAAAAAACAAAAAATACTGTTAGTCACTATAAGTTCAATTTTTGCAGCTTCAATGGCTGCTTCTTCTGCAATTTATTTTACAAATAAAAGTCATAAACAAACTTTGTATTATAACGCTCATAATAATGCAAAAAATAATTTTGTTGAAGGAAATAATGTTGATCTTAATAACACAGTTCCTTCTAACTCTGATTCTAATTTAAAGAAAATTCCTGACCCAACACCACCACCAGCACCTGAAATTCCACCTGTTGTAGAAAAAGTTCCTGAGCCCCCTAAACCTGAACCAGAAAAACCTAAGCCAGAAGAACCCAAACCTGAGCCAATTCCTGAACCTAAACCAGAGGAACCTAAGCCCGAACCGGTTCCTCAACCTGAACCCCCTAAACCAGATCCTATTCCTGAACCACCAAAACCGGAACCCAAACCCCAACCTAAGCCAGAAGAGCCTAAACCTGAATTAACAGATAAAGCTATTGTATCTGGTGTAGAGGTGTCTGCTACTATCGAAAGAGCAAAACCAAGAAATATTGCAACATATGATAGAGATAACCAAATTACAAATAGAGTTCCTTATACAAATGACAGTACTGACAAATTAAAAAGTATAGTTGTTACTCAAGAACTAAGGGATAAAGTTGTTAAAGATGTTATAGGTCAAGGTGAAACACTTGGATTAGCTTCAAAATGATATCAAGATATGACTGGTATGGCAAATCAGGTTTTAGCTCAACAACCTGATAAATTAGATTCTTGATTAAACCAAAATAGAGATTTCTGAGTCCGTACTTTTTATAAATTTGAAAGATTATTTGATTCACCAAATGTATCAAATTTCTTAAAAGAAGATGCAAAAGCTAAGTATCCAGATATGAAATTTAATTCAAGAGATCATAGATATATTTGATTATATACAAACTTAGATTGATCTAAATTTACTAAACTATCTTCAAATGCTGAAAAACAACTAAAAGAAGGATATGTTTTAGATCCTCGTAACGCATATATAAATGCAGATGGTAGTTTAGATTCACATTCATATGGTCAACCTGACAGATTTAATTCGGTAACAAGTCGTTTAACAAGGGATAATTCAACTAGAAGAGTATTTAGTTATGATTCTTACTACACAAGAAGCCCTGACGCTATAGCTAATGGAGAATATCCTGGTTGAAAAAAACGTGATGCAAATAACGATGAAATTTTCAATGGATTAATTCAATCTGATGATGGAATTAAAGCATTGCATATGCAAAGAGAAAAACCAACCAATGAACCAGGTCAAATTAATGAAGGTTATGTTATTGAAATTGATGCAGCAAACGAAGCAGGATATAACAAAACAATTCAGTTAATTAAAACATTAAAAACTAAAAAAGCAAATGTAGTTTCTTATAGAATTAAAAATATGGGAAAAAACTCATCAGCTCAAGCATTTAAACCAATTTTAAGAGAACTTCCTGACGACATTTTACAATTAGAATTATTTTTCTCAGCTCAAGCAACAAATACAAGTTCATTAATTGAATTGGAAAACAAACGTATAAAAGAGTTATCTCTATATACTCTTGGAAACTCACTTCAAGATGAATGATCAATTAACCCATTTTCTTTAAGAAATACAGCATGAGTAAATACAAATGACTATAACGTAAGTGCTGATTATGGACGCAATCAAGATATTGCTACAAGAATAACATTTAATACCTTAGCATTTGATCAATCAGATTATTTAGAAAATGATCAAGATCACTGAAAACGTATTAATTTAGGTCTAAGGATGGCATATTTTGCAAGAAATAATGAACCTATTTTCCAAGGTTCATTGGGTCCTGGATTAAGTCCTGACCACAATGAAGGTAATAACTCTTATCCTACTTTATTAGACTTTAGTAGAATTCCAAAAATAAAAACTTTAAAAGGTCTAGAATTTAGAGATATTATAAAACCATCAAATAGACCAAGAAAAGTAAAACAAGTTACTTTCTATAATAATAAACCTGAATTTGAAATTTCTAATTATGACTTAATTGGAGCAGGATTAGAAAATATAGATACAGGTTCACCAATGGAAAAACCAAAAATACTATTTAGTAATGGAAGAACTACAACCAAATTTAGAATAAAAGATAATTATTTAAGTCCAGAAGCAATTAGTAATTTAGTTACATTTAAAAGATATGCTCACAATGGTAATTCTTCGTTTTCAGGAACAGTAGTTTTAGATCCTGGAAATGATGCGCTTAAATCAAAATTACAGTCAGCTGGATTTGATGTTGAATTTGATAATGGTTATGAAATTTCATAG
- a CDS encoding MSC_0621 family F1-like ATPase epsilon subunit: protein MKENIKPFEISISSLSTNTINFKKATLFINLNQEDQWSSLDNDVLASYKDILIKIQNHFNNKIFYVFLTNSDFIIRNNKIEISTLSNINILVSDKNNFNLKENKANLKELSHQIKYYEAYKNLGLELEELIKLNSLESKQYQLKLKQLLYLVNYEGDINE, encoded by the coding sequence ATGAAAGAAAACATTAAACCATTTGAAATCTCTATTTCTTCACTTTCTACAAACACAATTAATTTTAAAAAAGCAACCTTATTTATAAATTTAAATCAAGAAGATCAATGAAGTTCTCTTGATAATGATGTTCTAGCTAGTTATAAAGATATTTTAATCAAGATTCAAAATCACTTTAACAACAAAATATTTTATGTATTTTTAACAAACAGTGATTTCATTATAAGAAATAATAAAATTGAAATAAGTACATTATCAAACATTAATATTCTAGTTTCTGATAAAAATAACTTTAATTTAAAAGAAAACAAAGCTAATTTAAAAGAACTTTCTCACCAAATAAAATATTATGAAGCTTATAAAAATTTAGGACTAGAGCTTGAAGAATTAATAAAACTAAATTCACTAGAATCAAAACAATATCAATTAAAACTAAAACAACTTTTATATTTAGTAAATTATGAAGGAGATATAAATGAATAA
- a CDS encoding MSC_0620 family F1-like ATPase-associated subunit, whose product MNKKLKFLLSLSTLSVVALPFSAISAAGDSSTSSDSTSNSDSPNTPAETEKPKKISDNFSTFKKMWEDVQTQMLDQAIKIVQGFLKDELLKLESDTETEYKQKLSKQIYFAKLNDFFEKHKDDIMTNPDKYGFYITFPHVLSREKNHAVGSVTLNDKKFNNIVFGFGGDEQTKYDRALGKEASVKESEELNYVEDKEYEETINGYSKDLLEQIKAIVFNSDDVLYLDDKIALENKDIQANNATVNGFFVTNPKDYDSWDNYFIDKIKPRFLEYDLQKNQQFREQQEQQQQQNKPPELPTPLIPGDPVEPESVDTIIEAIPALNPQIKAEFTNLSFAQLQAKLQENTEEIFFFNNPINIRYEYKVNSIAQNNNKNIATISIKDVNNPSVERVYKQTFTIDNSQTYKNHQKLYFNQIDSVQKLMTKFYKALDLDNKLQYENLGQENLISNVFSLVDAFTKLIHSNNYVNEQEHFIQNVVNNNNFENNESSILSNSSTYIDSLFLDITSAMKFSGFNPWYTIAKTYERVLDIYQTEFFRFNKEIILKNYQTANQDFHIIDKIMKVLEKDIFRLVGISNSKTINKISWFDNYTNLIAKINGNFKKLRDIVTINEVTEENKQKFIEAIEVAKNVVLEQETNLATKKTMISSIILAISFMVFITNATLMTIFRKTLKNKKILLTNILFFAFTTILIITSIVLLII is encoded by the coding sequence ATGAATAAGAAATTAAAATTTTTATTATCATTATCAACTCTTTCTGTAGTAGCGTTACCATTTAGTGCAATTTCTGCAGCAGGGGATTCTAGCACTTCTTCAGATTCTACAAGTAATTCTGATTCACCTAACACACCAGCAGAAACAGAAAAACCTAAAAAAATTAGTGATAATTTTTCAACATTTAAAAAGATGTGAGAAGATGTTCAAACACAAATGTTAGATCAAGCAATTAAAATTGTTCAAGGATTTTTAAAAGACGAACTTTTAAAACTAGAAAGTGATACAGAAACTGAATATAAACAAAAATTATCTAAACAAATTTATTTTGCTAAATTAAATGATTTTTTTGAAAAACATAAAGATGATATTATGACTAATCCAGATAAATATGGATTTTATATCACTTTTCCTCATGTTCTTTCAAGAGAAAAAAATCATGCAGTAGGTTCTGTAACATTAAATGATAAAAAATTCAATAACATTGTATTTGGTTTTGGAGGAGATGAACAAACTAAATATGATCGTGCTTTAGGTAAAGAAGCTTCTGTAAAAGAATCTGAAGAATTAAACTATGTTGAAGATAAAGAATACGAAGAAACAATAAACGGGTATAGCAAAGACTTATTAGAACAAATTAAAGCAATAGTATTTAACAGTGATGATGTTTTATACTTAGATGATAAAATTGCTTTAGAAAATAAGGATATTCAAGCAAATAATGCAACAGTTAATGGTTTCTTTGTTACAAACCCAAAAGATTATGATAGTTGAGATAATTACTTTATTGACAAAATAAAACCAAGATTCTTAGAGTATGATTTACAAAAAAACCAACAATTTAGAGAACAACAAGAACAACAGCAACAACAAAATAAACCGCCTGAATTGCCTACGCCACTAATTCCAGGTGATCCTGTTGAACCTGAATCTGTTGATACTATAATTGAAGCAATCCCTGCATTAAATCCACAAATAAAAGCAGAATTTACAAATCTATCATTTGCACAACTTCAAGCAAAATTACAAGAAAATACTGAAGAAATATTCTTCTTTAATAACCCAATTAATATTCGTTATGAGTATAAAGTAAATTCTATTGCACAAAATAATAATAAAAACATTGCAACAATTTCAATTAAAGATGTAAATAATCCTAGTGTAGAAAGAGTTTATAAACAAACCTTTACGATTGATAATTCACAAACATACAAAAATCACCAAAAATTGTATTTTAATCAAATTGATTCAGTTCAAAAATTAATGACTAAATTTTATAAAGCACTTGATTTAGATAATAAATTACAATATGAAAATTTAGGACAAGAAAACTTAATTTCAAATGTATTTTCTTTAGTTGATGCCTTTACTAAGTTAATACATTCTAATAACTACGTTAACGAACAAGAACATTTTATACAAAATGTAGTAAATAATAATAATTTTGAAAATAATGAATCATCTATTTTAAGTAATTCATCTACATACATTGATTCATTATTTTTAGATATAACATCTGCAATGAAATTTAGTGGGTTTAACCCTTGATATACAATTGCAAAAACCTATGAAAGAGTTTTAGATATTTACCAAACAGAATTTTTTAGATTTAATAAAGAAATTATTTTAAAAAATTATCAAACAGCAAATCAAGACTTTCATATAATCGATAAAATAATGAAAGTGCTTGAAAAAGATATTTTTAGATTAGTAGGTATTTCAAATTCAAAAACAATAAATAAAATTAGTTGATTTGATAATTACACAAATTTAATTGCAAAAATAAATGGTAATTTTAAAAAATTACGTGACATTGTTACAATCAACGAAGTAACAGAAGAAAATAAACAAAAATTTATTGAAGCAATTGAAGTGGCAAAAAATGTAGTACTTGAACAAGAAACAAATTTAGCAACTAAAAAAACAATGATATCAAGCATTATTCTTGCAATTAGTTTTATGGTATTTATAACAAACGCTACATTGATGACAATTTTCAGAAAAACACTTAAAAATAAAAAGATTTTATTAACAAATATTTTATTCTTTGCATTTACAACTATTTTAATTATTACATCTATAGTATTACTAATAATATAA